The genomic stretch CCGGGCAGATCGCCCTGTCGGTCGTCGCCACGCCGCACATCCTGACCGGGCTCGCCTGCTATGGGCTGGGCATGGTGGTGTGGCTGGCGGTGCTGGCGAAGGTCGAGGTCACCATGGCCTATCCCTTCGTCGGGCTGGGATTTCTGGTCACGCTGGCGCTCGGCGTCCTGCTGCTGGGCGAGACCATGAGCCTGACCCGCGTCATCGGCACCCTGCTGGTGGTGCTGGGCGTCGTTCTGACCGCACAGAGCTGAAGCCTCCGCCAAACCCACATCCAAGGCCCCGGCCGCCACCGGCGGGGGACGATGAAGGCGCCGCGGCAGCAGTCGCGGCGCTTTCATTTTGCGCTGCACAAACACTGCGGCAACGCGACTGTCGGCAACTTAGTGAATACCCCGTTATGGAAACGATTTTCATCACTGAATCTTTCAGTTTCAAAATCAAATGTCATGATTCCGGCATTGACCGGAATCCCCTGATGGATATAACTGACGGCATATTCGCGAGCGAAAATATCAGCGTATGCAATTTCAACGACAGGAGGTCCGGGCGCCGGCCGTCAGGCCGTTGCCTGGAAAGAGGGATCTCTTCGCCGGTCGCGACACCAAACGCACGGGATTTTCGCCCCCTGCGGTCGCGACCGGCCTCCCTCCTGCCGCTCTACCGTTGACGATCGCCAGCGCCGCGAAACCAACCACATCTTGAAGACCGAAATCGCCGAGGTCGAAACCGGCCCTCTGGCACCGCTTTGCGCTGAAGCAGGGACGCCGTCCGAATGGTGCGGCGTCCTTTTTCTTTGCATTTGGTGTGAATGATTTCCCGCGCACCGGCGCCGGATGGAGCGCCAGTCGCCTACGGCGAAACACAATAATCAGTTACAAAAGCATTCTTTCAAAAACAAAATTAAAAATAACATATTAACAATTGACCTCTACCAGAACGTGGATATAGCTTTCTGAAAATAAGGTGCGGAGTTCACACAATAGTATGAAAACCTGCGGCGATTGGCGTTTATGTTTTAAAAAGGTCGTTCTCTGATCTTGCATAGATTTGCCGATTTTCAGCTGTCGTCCATTCAATCAGGAATTTCGTCAGTTTCAAACATCGGCATCAAGCTGCGCATTGAAAGCGCATTTCTCCAATCATGTCTTGCCAATCATCTCTTGAAGGAGATCATCGGATGTCCACCGCTCCCATTCGCATGCTCTACGGCGGCGCCATGACCGAGGCGATCGTCAGCGGCGACCTGTCCAAGATGAAGGAGGCCGCTGCGGCCGCCGAGACGCACCTCGCCGAGCATGGCGACGTCGGCTCGATGCTGCAGATGCTGAAGATCGAGATCGCGAAAGCGGAATCGAAGGGCTGATCGGGCGCGCAGTCGCTTTTCCATTTTTCCTGCGGAGCAGTCTCCACATGTCCGAAGCACCCATGCGCTCCATCAAGCCTTACGGCGTGGCGATCTCCGACGCCATCGCCGGCGGCGATCTGGCGAAGATGAAGGAAGTGGCCGCGGCCGCCGAGCAGCATCTCGCCGAACATGGTGACGTGGCCGGCATCCTCAACCTGCTGAAGGTCGAGATCGCCAAGGCCGAAGCCGGTCTCTGACTCTGATTTTCAATCCACCGATTTCCAACCTCCCCGCCATTCAAAACCGAGGAACCGACAGATGTCCAAATCGCACCTTCCCCATCCCCGTCCGATGTACATGGCCACCATGACCCAGGCCATCGCCGGCGGCGATCTGGCGACGATGAAGCAGGTCGCGGCCGAGGCCGAGGAGCATCTCGCCACCTACGGCGACGTCCCGGGGCTGCTGCAGCTCCTGAAGGTCGAGATCGCCAAGGCCGAGGCGAACGGCTGATCGGCTTCGGCCGGGGTGCTGCGGCCGGGGTGCGGCGTCCATGCCGTCCGCACCCCGGCGGCGCCGCGCCGCCGATATACGGAGCCGCCGATATTCAGAGCCAGTGCCATTCCGAGGAAGATACCGGAACCATGGACCAGCCGCTTCCCTGCCCCGACCTTTCGGCCCGCTCCCCGGATCAGCCCCCGGATCAGCCCCCGGATCAGTCGGCGTCCGTGCCGGCGCGCTATTGTTTTGAGGACGATTTCCGCAAGCTGGTCCCGGTCCTGGTGGTCTGGGAAACCACGCTCGCCTGCAATCTGAAATGCCAGCATTGCGGATCGCGCGCCGGCCGGCCGCGGCCGGACGAGCTGAGCACCGAGGAGGCGCTGGACCTCGTCGACCGTCTGGCCGCGCTCGGCACCCGCGAGATTTCGCTGATCGGCGGCGAGGCCTATCTGCGCAAGGACTGGGTGGAGATCATCCGGCGCTGCCGCAGCCATGGCATCAGGACCGCCGTGCAGACCGGCGGCCGCAACCTGACCGACCGCCGGCTGGACGAGGCGGTGGAGGCCGGGCTCCAGGCCATCGGCGTCTCGATCGACGGGCTGCCCGACCTGCACGACCGGGTGCGCGGCGTTCCCGGCTCCTACGATCAGGCAATGAGCGCCCTGCGCCGCGCCAAGGAGCGCGGGCTGGCGGTGTCGGTCAACACCCAGATCGGACCCGAAACCCCCGACCATCTGCCGGAGCTGATGAACCGGATCATCGAGGCCGGGGCCACCCACTGGCAGATCCAGTTCACCGTCGCGATGGGCAACGCCGTCGACAATCCGGACCTGCTGCTGCAGCCCCACCGCCTTCTCGACGTCATGCCGCTGCTGGCCCGCCTCTACCGCGAGGGGCTGGAGCGCGGGCTGCTGATGGTGGTCGGCAACAATGTCGGCTATTACGGCCCCTACGAGCATATCTGGCGCGGCCTGGGCGACGACCGGATGCATTGGTCCGGCTGCGCCGCCGGGCAGATCGGCATCGGCATCGAAGCGGACGGTACCCTGAAGGGCTGCCCGTCGCTGGCGACCTCCCTCTATGCCGCCGGCAACATCCGCGAGATGAGCGTGGAGGACATCTGGCGCCATGCCGACCGGATGCAGTTCGGCCGCCTGCGGTCGGTGGACGAGCTGTGGGGCTATTGCCGCACCTGCTATTACGCCGACATCTGCCGCGCCGGCTGCACCTGGACCTCCGAATCGCTGCTGGGCAAGCGCGGCAACAACCCCTACTGCCATCACCGGGTGCTCGACCTTGCCAAGCATGGCCTGCGCGAGCGGGTGGTGAAGATCAAGGACGCGCCGAACGAGGCCTTCGCCATCGGCGAGTTCGCGCTCATCACCGAGCCGATCCCCGGCGCCGAATCCCCCGGCCTGCCGGAGCGCGACCCGGCCACGGTGCATCGCCACGCCTACGAACGCTCCCCCGAAGGCGGCGTGGTGCCGCCCAGCCTGACGCTCTGCCGCGGCTGCAACCAGTATATCTGGCCGCACGAGGCCGACTGCCCCCATTGCGGCGCCGACGTCGCGGCGGCGGCAGTGCAGCACGAGATCGACAGCGCGCGCCGCCGCGCCTTGATCCTCGAGACCCAACGCCTGCTGGACGAGGCCCGGGCGCAGAGGCAATCCGCGGCCAAGCAATCCGCGGCGGCGCTCCCCGGATAGTCGGTTGATCGGGCACGGCTTCGGGCAGATGGCCGCCGCCCGGAAACCGGCTCCCGACCTCGACCCAAACCGTTGACAACATGCCCGGCCGTGGGTGCAATAGCGCCCGCGAGCCGGGTATGCCGTTGGGATGTGGCGGCGCCCGCAACACTCACGAACAGGTCGGGGCAAATCATGAAAAAACTCGCTCTCAGCCTCATCGGCGCGGTCGCGGCGATTGCCATCGCCGGCCCGGCGATGGCCCAGGCCAAGAAGCCGGTCAACATCTACATCTGGAACGATTATCTGGGTGAAACGACCCTCGCCGACTTCACCAAGGCCACGGGCGCTGAGACGAAGGTCGACCTGTACGACAGCCTGGAACTGCTGGAGCAGAAGGTGCTCGTCGGCAAGTCCGGCTATGACGTGATCGTGCCGACCGCCGAGCCGACCCTGTCCCGCCTGATCCAGGCCAAGGTTGTGGGTCCGCTCGACAAGTCGAAGATCCCCAACTACAAGAACGTCGACCCGAAGGTCCTGAAGCTGCTGGAGAATTCGGACCCCGGCAACAAGTACGCCGTGCCCTATCTCGGCGGAACCGTCGGCATCGCCATCATCCCGGAAAAGATCAAGGCCGTCGCCCCCGACGTGGCGCTCGACAGCTGGGACCTGATCTTCAAGCCGGAAGTGGCGAAGAAGGTTTCGGCCTGCGGCATCACCGTGATGGATTCGGCCATCGACGTCATCCCGTCGGTGCTGAACTACCTCGGCCTCGATCCGAACTCCGAGAAGAAGGAGGATCTGGAGAAGGTCGAGAAGACGCTGATGGCGGTCCGCCCCTACATCAAGCGGTTCGTCACCGGTGAGAACATCAACATCCTGGCCGGCGGCGACGCCTGCGTCGTGATGGCCTACAACGGCGACGCCATCCAGGGCGCCGCCCGCGCCGCCGAGGCCAAGAGCGCCAAGGTCGAATACATCACGCCGAAGGAAGGCGTGCAGGTCTGGTGGGACACGCTGGCGATCCCGGCCGACGCGCCGAACAAGGAGGGCGCGTACGAGTTCATCAACTTCGTGCTCGACCCGGCCAACATGGCCAACATCTCCAACAAGGTCAGCTACGCCAACGCGGTGCCGGCCTCGCTGCCGATGGTGGCCGACGACATCAAGTCGAACCCCGGCATCTTCCTGCCGGCCGACAGCAAGGTGAAGCTGTTCTCGCTGAAGCAGATCAAGCAGACCACCGACCGCGCCCGCACCCGCGTGTGGACCAAGGTCAAGACCGGCAAGTAAGCCGCTCCCAACGAGGCGCCGATCTGTGGCGCTGGCCCGCCCCGGCCGATCCCCAGCGATGGGGAGCGGCCGGGGCGTCGTCATGAAAGAGGAACCCGGATGGCCGGTCAGCCGATTCGCAAACCCACCCGTCTGGAACCGTGGCAGGACGCGGGCCAGACGCCGTATGTCCGAATCGAGAAGGTGACGAAGACCTTCGGCGACTTCGTCGCGGTGGACGAGGTCAGCCTGTCGATCTATCGCAACGAGTTCTTCGCTCTGCTCGGCGGTTCCGGCTCCGGCAAGACGACTCTGCTGCGCATGCTGGCGGGGTTCGAGCAGCCGACCGAAGGCAAGATCTTCATCGACGGCGTCGACATGGCCGGCATCCCGCCCTATGAGCGGCCGGTCAACATGATGTTCCAGTCCTACGCCCTGTTCCCGCACATGACGGTGGAGCAGAACGTCGCCTTCGGCCTGAAACAGGACGGGGTGGCGAAGGCGGAGATCCGCGACCGCGTGGCGGAGATGCTGGGGATGGTCCAGCTGTCGGCCTTCGGCAAGCGCCGTCCGCACCAGCTGTCCGGCGGCCAGCGCCAGCGCGTGGCGCTCGCCCGCTCGCTGGTCAAGCGGCCGAAACTGCTGCTGCTGGACGAGCCGCTGGGCGCGCTGGACAAGAAGCTGCGCGAACGCACGCAGTTCGAACTGGTCAACATCCAGGAAAAGCTGGGCGTCACCTTCATCGTCGTCACCCACGACCAGGAAGAGGCGATGACCATGTCCTCGCGCATCGCCGTGATGAACCACGGCGTCATCGCGCAGGTGGGCACGCCGACCGAGATCTACGAATATCCGCACAGCCGTTTCGTCGCCGAATTCATCGGCTCCATCAACATGTTCGACGGCCGCGTCGTTTCCACCGACGGCGATCAGGTCATCGTCGCGTCGGAGGAGGCCGGCTGTGAGCTGCTGATCGCCCACGCCACCCCGGCGCCGGCCGGCTCCCCCGTCTCCGTCGCCATCCGGCCGGAGAAGATCGCCCTGTCGAAGGACCCGGTTGCCGGCGGTGACGGCCGCAACCAGACCACCGGCATCGTGCGCGAGATCGCCTATCTCGGCGACGTGTCGATCTATCTGGTGCAGCTGCCGACCGGCAAGACGGTGCGGGTCACCGCCCCCAACGTCACCCGCCGCACCGAAATGCCGATCACCTGGGAGGACGAGGTGACCCTGACCTGGCGCCCCTTCGCCGGCGTGGTGCTGACCCAATGAGGGCGGTCGTCGCCATTCTCGTTTCTGGCCTCAGCCGGATCGGGCTGTGGGGCCGCGGCGTGGTCGTCGCCGTCCCCTATCTGTGGCTGATGCTGTTCTTCCTGGTGCCCTTCCTGATCGTCTTCGGCATCAGCTTCTCCGAATCGATCATCGCCCAGCCGCCCTATTCCTCGCTGGTGGAGTGGCTGACCGACGAGGATGCCGGCACCTCGAAGCTGCAGATCCTGCTGAACATCAGCAATTACTTCCGGCTGGGCGGGGACGACCTCTACATCCTCGCCTACCTGAACTCGCTGAAGATCGCGGCGGTCACCACGCTGCTGTGCCTGCTCATCGGCTATCCCATGGCCTACGCCATCGCCAAGGCCGACCCGGCGCGGCGCGGGCCGCTGATGATGCTGGTGATCCTGCCCTTCTGGACCAGTTTCCTGATCCGCATCTATGCCTGGATCGGCATCCTCAAGGGCAACGGCGTCATCAGCAACCTGCTGGAATGGGCGGGCATCACCAGCGGTCCGGTGGAGATCCTCTATTCCGACTGGGCGGTCTATATCGGCATGACCTACTGCTACCTGCCCTTCATGGTGCTGCCGCTCTATTCCACCCTGGAGAAGATGGACCCCAGCCTTCTGGAGGCGGCGGCCGATCTCGGCTCCCGCCCCTTCAAGTCCTTCCTGCAGATCACGCTGCCGCTGTCTCTGCCGGGAATCATCGCCGGGTCACTGCTGGTCTTCATCCCGGCAGTGGGTGAGTTCGTGACGCCGGAACTGCTGGGCGGTCCCGACACGCTGATGATCGGCCGCGTGCTGTGGAACGAGTTCTTCGCCAACCGCGACTGGCCGGTGGCGTCGGCCGTCGCCATCGCCCTGCTTCTGGTCCTGGTGGTGCCGATCATGATCTTCCAGCATGTGCAGGGCAAACAGGCGGAGGCCGGGCGATGAAACGGTTCGGCTTCCTGTCCTGGGCGCTGCTGTTCGGCTATGCCTTCCTCTATGTCCCCATCGCGCTGCTGATCGTCTTCAGCTTCAACGAGTCGCGGCTGGTGACGGTGTGGGCCGGCTTCTCGACCAAATGGTATGCGGAGCTGATCCACAACGACACGCTGCTGGACGCCGCCCTGCTGTCCTTCCAGGTGGCGGCGGTGTCGGCGACGCTGGCGGTGCTGCTGGGCACCTGCGCCGGGCTGGCTTTGACCCGCTTCGGGCGGTTCCGCGGCCGGACGCTGTTCGGCGGCATGATCACCGCGCCGCTGGTCATGCCGGAGGTCATCACCGGCCTGTCGCTGCTGCTGCTGTTCGTGGCGATGGAGCAATGGGTGGGCTGGCCCGACGGGCGCGGCGTCACCACCATCACCATCGCCCACACCACCTTCACCATGTCCTACGTCGCGGTGGTCATCCAGTCGCGGCTGGCCGGCATGGACGGCAGCCTGGAGGAGGCGGCGATGGATCTGGGCGCCCGCCCGGCCAAGGTCTTCTTCGTCATCACCCTGCCGCTGATCGCCCCGGCGCTGGTCGCCGGCTGGCTGCTGGCCTTCACCCTGTCGCTGGACGACGTGGTGGTGGCGAGCTTCGTCTCCGGCCCCGGATCGACGACGCTGCCGATGGTGATCTTCTCCAGCGTGAAGTTCGGCATCAGCCCGCAGATCAACGCGCTGGCCACCCTGATGGTGCTGGTGGTGGCGACCGGCATCTTCGTCGCCAGCATCGTCATGGCCCGCCAGGAACGCCAGCGCAAACGCGACGAGCAGATGGCGATTCAGAACGGCTGATGGAGTTTTATGGACCGGCCGGACGCCATAGCCCGGCCGGTCCATAGACGATCCCGGCACCCCATCCGTCCGCGCAGAGGAGAAACCTGCCGCCATGGATGGCAATTGCCTGCTTCTTTTGCTATGTTGAAGCCATCTGCAACAGCGAAAGAGGCCGTGCCATGCGCGCGCTCCTGTGGTTCCCCTTGTTGAGACTCGGATTTTTCAATCCCGTTTCCAGTGCTTATTCGACCACCCGTACGGTCACCGCCCGCCGCGCCCTGCGCCCGCCGTCCGGCGCCTGATCGGCCGCCGATGGCCCTCATGCCGGCCCCCTCCCGGCATGCCGACGCGACCCGATGTCGCGTTCTTTCAAAAGTTCCTCTGCCATAAGGCCAAGTGCCGGCTGCCGTGGACGCGATTGCCAAACGCGCGCTCCCGTGGTTAGGGTGGACCGGGACGGAAAATGTCCCAGTCTTGCGGTTTGAGGCTCGCGGTTTCCAGTCACGCGGCCGCCGCGACGGGCAGGGACTTTTAAAAAAGGGTAGGGGGATCGACGCATGACGACACCGAACGCCCCGATGCCGACGGGCCAAGGCTTCCACATGCCCGGCGAATGGGCACGCCACAGCGGCTGCTGGATGGCGTGGCCGTGCCGGCCGGAAACCTGGCCGGAGGGTGCCTTCGACGCCGCGTGCGACGCCTACGCCGAGGTCGCGCAGGCCATCTCCCGCTTCGAGCCGGTGACGATGGTGTGCGACCCGGCGGATGTGGCGGAGGCCTCGCTCGCCTGCGGTGCCGGCATCCAGATCCTGCCGCTGCCGATCAGCGATTCCTGGATCCGCGACACCGGCCCCAGCTTCGTTATCGACGGCAAGGGCGGGCTGGCCGGCGTCCATTGGGGCTTCAACGCCTGGGGCGGCAATTACGAGGGCTGCGAGAAGGACCAGCAGGTCGGCCGCCTGATCCTCGACCACCTCAAGCTCCCCTGCTTCTCCGCTCCGCTGGTGATGGAGGGCGGCTCCTTCCATGTGGACGGGGAGGGGACGCTGATCACCACCGAGCAATGCCTGCTCAACCCCAACCGCAATCCCGGCCTGTCGCGCGAGGAGATCGAGCGGCAGCTGAAGGACCATCTCGGCGTCGAGACGGTGATCTGGCTGGGGCAGGGCTATCAGGACGACGAGACCGACGGCCACATCGACGAGATCGCGCTGTTCGTGCGTCCCGGCGTGGTGATGGCGATCACCACCGACGATCCCGGCGATCCCAACTTCAAGATCTTCCAGGACAATCTCGACCGGCTGAAGCGTGCCCGCGACGCGAAGGGCCGCGCGCTGGAGGTCATCCCGATCCAGCAGCCGGCCCGCCGCGACGTGAGCGGCGTGCGCCTGACCCTGTCCTACACCAACCTCTACATCGCCAACGGCGGCATCGTCATGCCGGCCTTCGAGGACCCGGCCGACGACGAAGCCTTCCGCGTCGTCCGCAAGGCCTTCCCCGACCGCGAGGTGGTGCAGATCGCGGCATTGGACATCGTGCGCGGCGGCGGCGGCATCCACTGCATTACCCAGCAGCAGCCGCTTCCCTGAAACCGGCGCTCTGATCCGGCCCGTCAGGCCGCCATGGCGGGGGACGGCCGCAACGCCCGGCGTGCCAGTTCGAACGGGATCAGACCGACGGCGACCAGCGCCAGCAGCGCGCAGCCGAACTCGACGGTGACGAGGTCGCTGCCGGTCCGGTCGCGGATCAGGCCGGCCAGCATCTGGATGAGCGTCATCAGGATATAGAAGACGGTCATGAACCAGCCCAGCGACCATGCCGTCTCGCCCGGGGCGGAGTGGCGGGCGGGCAGGGCCAGGATGCCGCCGGCCGGCAGGCCGAGGAACAGGCCGGCGGCGATGCAGCTCGCCACCGGCGGCGCCCCCAGGCTGAAGGCCATCCCCGCCGCCGCGGCACCCAGCGATCCGACCGCCACCGGCATCAGCGGCCGGCCGCAACGGTCGGTCAGCAGGCCGCCCAGCGGCATGGTCGCCATGGTCACCCACACGGTCAGGCTGACGGTGCGCGACGCCTCGGTCACCGACATGCCGGTGGAGGCCAGCAGGGCCGGCGCATAGGTCAGGAAAATCACCTGTCCGACATTGTAGGCGGTCCAGATGATGCCGGCCAGGGTCGGAAGAATGCTCTGCCGCCGGGCGATCAGGCGCAGGCTGGGCATGCTCCGCCGCCCTATGGCGGTGCCCGCGGCGATGCCGGCGGGCGAGCGGTAGGTCAGCCCCACCAGAACCGCCACCGTCATGCAGACCAGGGTCGTCAGATGGCAGGCCCAACGCCAGGACGCCGCCTCCGCGATCGCCGGGAACACCGCCAGCGCGACGGCGAGGCCGAATTGCCAGCTGATGAACACGATGGACAGCGCCGTCGACAGATCGCGGTCACGGAACCATTCGGCCACCATCGCCGACACCAGCACGCTGAGCACCGCGTTGCCGGCCCCGCCGACCAGACGCCCGGCCAGGGCGGTGCCATAATCGTGACTGACCGAGAACAGCGCGCTGCCGCCGGCCAGCAAAAGCAGGCTGAAGACCGCCAGCCGCTTCAGCCCGAATCGGCTGCTCAGCATGCCCGCCGGCAAGGCCAGCACGATGCCCGGCAGCATGAACAGGCCCATCAACTGGCCCATGGCGGCATAGTCGCTGTCCAAATCCACCCGCGCGAACGGCATCACGGCGCCGAGGATCTGGAATTCCAGCGCCATGCAGGTGCGGGCGATGAACAGGATGGCAAGAATGAACCAGCGCATGGACTTCGCTTTCCCCTGTCCACCCAAATTGTCCGCGTGCCCGTGCCGAAGATGACACCGAAACGCGCCTTGTCCAGAGCCCTACCGGACCGGTGTCTTTCCACGCGGAAATGTCTGCGCCTCCTCGAAAAGCGGCAACAGGGAACGTGGCGGCACGGCCGGTGTTCCTGTCGGGCATTCTCCCTTCCGGAAAGCCCGACGATCATGGCCGAGGACACCGCCCGCCGGCTGCAGGCACGCCCCATCGCGGTGACGAAGGCCGCTCCCCCCGTTTCCACCCAGACCATCCTGCTGATCATCACGCTGATCGTGGTGACGCTGTATCTGGCGGCGGACATCCTGATGCCGATCGCCTTGGCGGTGCTGCTCGGCTTCGTGCTGACGCCCATCGTCAGCCGGCTGGAGCGCTGGCGCCTCGGCCGCGTGCCGTCGGTGCTGGCGGTGGTGGTCCTGCTGTTCCTCGCCATCATCGGCTTCGGCGCGGTGGTGGGCAGCCAGCTTGGCGATCTGGCCGACAATCTGCCGACCTACCAGCGCAACATCCACACCAAGATCGAATCCCTGCGCAGCGCCACCGCATCGACCGGCGACCGCGGCGCCATCAAGCAGGCGACCGAGGCCTTCCGCGACCTCAAGCAGGAGCTGGAGAACGCCACCGGCAGCGCGCCGCCGGCGCAGCAGGGCACCACGGCCGCGCCCACGCCGCAGGCCGGCCCCGCCGCCACCCCGCCGCGCCGCGAACCCGTGCCGGTGCGCATCGACCAGTCCGACACCGGCGTGTTCGACCTCGCCAGCCGGTTTCTCGGTCCGGCGATGACGCCCATCGCCACCGCCGGCATGGTGCTGGTCTTCACCATCTTCATGCTGCTGCAGCGGGAGGATCTGCGCGACCGCCTGATCCGTTTGGTCGGGTCCGGCGACCTCAGCCGCACGACGGAGGCGATGAACGACGCCGGCGAGCGGGTCAGCCGCTATCTGCTGATGCAGGTGGTGGTGAACGTCACCTACGGCATTCCCATCGGCGTCGGCCTCTGGCTGCTGGGCGTGCCGAACCCGCTGCTGTGGGGATTGCTGGCGACGGTTCTGCGCTTCATCCCCTTCCTGGGGCCGGTGATCGCGTCGGCCTTTCCGATCCTGCTCTCCTTCGCGGTCGACACCGGCTGGACCCTGCCGCTGCTGTGCATCGCCCTGTTCGTGGCGGTGGAGCTGTTTTCCAACAATGTGGTGGAACCCTGGCTCTACGGCACGGCGACCGGCCTGTCCTCTCTCGCCATCATCGTCGCGGCGGTGGTGTGGACGACGCTGTGGGGACCGGTCGGCCTGCTGCTGGCGACGCCGCTGACGGTGTGCCTCGTCGTGCTGGGCCGCCATGTGCCGCAACTGCATTTCCTGGAGGTGATGCTGGGCGACCGCCCCGTCCTGCCCGACGAGGCGAAGGTTTACCAGCGTCTGCTCGCCCGCGACCCCACCGAGGCGACGGAGCTTGCCGAGGAGCGGCTCGGCGCCTGCAGCCCGGTCGAACTGGCCGACGGCCTGTTGCTTCCCGCCCTGTCGCTGGCCGAGCAGGACCGCCAGCGCGGCACCCTGAACCCGGACGGCAGGCAGGCGGTGGCCGAGGGCATGGCGAGCCTGCTGGACGAGTTGAGCGACAGCGTGTCCCCGGCCGCCGACGCGCCCCATGTGCTCTGTGTCGGTGCCCGCAACAATCTGGACGAGGCGGCGGCCGGGCTTCTGGCCTATCTGCTGACCGGCCGCGGCATCCGGACCGATGTCGTGCCGTGCGAGAAGGTGTCATCGCGCACCATCGCCAGCCTGGGAACCGCCGGGGTGGATGCGGTGGTGCTGTCCTCCCTCAACCCGTCCGCCCTCGGCCACAGCCGGCGGCTGGTGCGCCGCCTGCGCCTGCATTTCGGTCCGCACGTGCCGATTCTGCTCTGCCTGTGGAGCGCCCATCCGGAGGCCGAGGTGCCGGAGCGCGCCAGCGCCGAGACCGACGCCAATCTGGTCGCCACCGGCATGGCCGGCGCCCTGGCGGAGTTGGAGGAACTGGACATCGGCGTGGTTGCGGCCCCCGCTGCCGAGCCGACGTCTCCGCAGCCTTAGGCCGCTGCCGCCCACCGGTTGCGCCCGGCGCGCTTGGCGATGTACAGCGCATCGTCGGCCGCCTGGATGCAGGCATCGGCCGTCCGCCCGTCGCGGTAGGTGGCGACGCCCAGGCTCAGAGTCACGACGATGTCGTGGTCCTGATGCGCGATCGGATGGCGGGCGATGATCTCCCGCAGCTTTTCCGCCACCGCTTCGGCCTGGATCTGATCGGTGTCGGGCAACAGGATCAGGAACTCCTCGCCGCCCCAGCGGGCGCACAGATCGTGCCCGCGCAGGTTCCGCCTCAGCAGGCCGGCGGTTTCCACCAGCACATGGTCGCCGGCGGCATGACCGAAGGCGTCGTTCACTTCCTTGAAATGGTCGATGTCCAGCATGATGAGCGCGAAGCCGCCACCGTTGCGGCCGACGCGGCACAGCTCCGCCTCCAACCGTTCGATCATCTGGCGGCGGTTGGGCAGCTCGGTCAGCGGATCGGTCTGCGAGGCGGCGTGCAGCGCCCGCGCCATCTGGCGGGTGTCGGTCTGCATGCGGTCGCTGATCTTGGCGATCTTGGTCAACTGCCGCATCAGCTTCAGATGCTCGTCGGCGAGCGCGCGGAATTCCCCCATCAGCGGATGGGCGGCGTAATCCGGGTTCTCCGCAAGGCGGGCGAGCCAGTCCTGGATCTTCTGCTCCTGCAGCATCATGCCCACCGTTCCCCGCCGCAAGGCCCAGCGCCTGGGCAAACCCGTCACCGTCGCGCCCTCAAGCCCGGTGCCAAGCCCGGTGCCAAGCCCGGTGTCGGCGGATTTGGTGTCGCCGGTCATGATGCCTCCTCTGCCACCGGGGCGATAGCGGTCGCCCGAAGCGTGGCCCGCGGCACCGGCAGCCGGACGGTGAAGGCCGACCCCCGCCCCAGTTCGCTCGTCACCGAAATGCCGCCGCC from Azospirillum sp. TSA2s encodes the following:
- a CDS encoding EamA family transporter, yielding MPIAVVGLILLSVTLSAIAQISLKIGMSSPAVSTALARGEAGQIALSVVATPHILTGLACYGLGMVVWLAVLAKVEVTMAYPFVGLGFLVTLALGVLLLGETMSLTRVIGTLLVVLGVVLTAQS
- a CDS encoding ABC transporter permease subunit, with product MRAVVAILVSGLSRIGLWGRGVVVAVPYLWLMLFFLVPFLIVFGISFSESIIAQPPYSSLVEWLTDEDAGTSKLQILLNISNYFRLGGDDLYILAYLNSLKIAAVTTLLCLLIGYPMAYAIAKADPARRGPLMMLVILPFWTSFLIRIYAWIGILKGNGVISNLLEWAGITSGPVEILYSDWAVYIGMTYCYLPFMVLPLYSTLEKMDPSLLEAAADLGSRPFKSFLQITLPLSLPGIIAGSLLVFIPAVGEFVTPELLGGPDTLMIGRVLWNEFFANRDWPVASAVAIALLLVLVVPIMIFQHVQGKQAEAGR
- a CDS encoding extracellular solute-binding protein codes for the protein MKKLALSLIGAVAAIAIAGPAMAQAKKPVNIYIWNDYLGETTLADFTKATGAETKVDLYDSLELLEQKVLVGKSGYDVIVPTAEPTLSRLIQAKVVGPLDKSKIPNYKNVDPKVLKLLENSDPGNKYAVPYLGGTVGIAIIPEKIKAVAPDVALDSWDLIFKPEVAKKVSACGITVMDSAIDVIPSVLNYLGLDPNSEKKEDLEKVEKTLMAVRPYIKRFVTGENINILAGGDACVVMAYNGDAIQGAARAAEAKSAKVEYITPKEGVQVWWDTLAIPADAPNKEGAYEFINFVLDPANMANISNKVSYANAVPASLPMVADDIKSNPGIFLPADSKVKLFSLKQIKQTTDRARTRVWTKVKTGK
- a CDS encoding GDL motif peptide-associated radical SAM/SPASM maturase, which translates into the protein MPARYCFEDDFRKLVPVLVVWETTLACNLKCQHCGSRAGRPRPDELSTEEALDLVDRLAALGTREISLIGGEAYLRKDWVEIIRRCRSHGIRTAVQTGGRNLTDRRLDEAVEAGLQAIGVSIDGLPDLHDRVRGVPGSYDQAMSALRRAKERGLAVSVNTQIGPETPDHLPELMNRIIEAGATHWQIQFTVAMGNAVDNPDLLLQPHRLLDVMPLLARLYREGLERGLLMVVGNNVGYYGPYEHIWRGLGDDRMHWSGCAAGQIGIGIEADGTLKGCPSLATSLYAAGNIREMSVEDIWRHADRMQFGRLRSVDELWGYCRTCYYADICRAGCTWTSESLLGKRGNNPYCHHRVLDLAKHGLRERVVKIKDAPNEAFAIGEFALITEPIPGAESPGLPERDPATVHRHAYERSPEGGVVPPSLTLCRGCNQYIWPHEADCPHCGADVAAAAVQHEIDSARRRALILETQRLLDEARAQRQSAAKQSAAALPG
- a CDS encoding DUF1843 domain-containing protein; this encodes MSEAPMRSIKPYGVAISDAIAGGDLAKMKEVAAAAEQHLAEHGDVAGILNLLKVEIAKAEAGL
- a CDS encoding ABC transporter ATP-binding protein, which translates into the protein MAGQPIRKPTRLEPWQDAGQTPYVRIEKVTKTFGDFVAVDEVSLSIYRNEFFALLGGSGSGKTTLLRMLAGFEQPTEGKIFIDGVDMAGIPPYERPVNMMFQSYALFPHMTVEQNVAFGLKQDGVAKAEIRDRVAEMLGMVQLSAFGKRRPHQLSGGQRQRVALARSLVKRPKLLLLDEPLGALDKKLRERTQFELVNIQEKLGVTFIVVTHDQEEAMTMSSRIAVMNHGVIAQVGTPTEIYEYPHSRFVAEFIGSINMFDGRVVSTDGDQVIVASEEAGCELLIAHATPAPAGSPVSVAIRPEKIALSKDPVAGGDGRNQTTGIVREIAYLGDVSIYLVQLPTGKTVRVTAPNVTRRTEMPITWEDEVTLTWRPFAGVVLTQ
- a CDS encoding DUF1843 domain-containing protein, with amino-acid sequence MSKSHLPHPRPMYMATMTQAIAGGDLATMKQVAAEAEEHLATYGDVPGLLQLLKVEIAKAEANG
- a CDS encoding DUF1843 domain-containing protein → MSTAPIRMLYGGAMTEAIVSGDLSKMKEAAAAAETHLAEHGDVGSMLQMLKIEIAKAESKG